The nucleotide sequence CTACGTAGCGCCGGATTTGTGGGTAAGGTGTCAAAATATTTAGCCAATACTGTCTGTTTTGTTGGACTTCTACccctttcatttttaatttagtgATATTTTCCATCCTCAGGTATTCGTGCCTATGAACATCTGGGCATGAGAGCATTTGGACATCCTGGAAAGATATTAGCCGCTGTCATCATAACACTCCATAATATTGGAGGTCAATATGAATGGGATGTAAATCTCGATGATGAAAATAACGTGACACTTATGCTTTGATAATTAATGCCGTGTCGATAAatctttccattttttcttgCAGCTATGTCCAGCTATCTATTCATTGTAAAATCGGAGTTACCGCTTGTCATTCAGACTTTGATTGGCCAAACAACCGGCGCAGAGTAAGTATCATTCTGTATATAAGTAAGTATAAGTTTAAACTATGGTGgggaaactattccacaaagggctgcagtgggtgcaggttttcattccatctcataaagaggacacattttcaccaatctggtgtcctactaATCAGTGGATTACAgacaggtgcttcttgttttctgcagaaatgtcATTGGTCAAAGCGTCTGTGCAAGAtcgtttggaacaaaaacttgcacccacaaCGGCCCTGAACTACACTAAACTAAGCTAAAATTAAACATTATCCACATAACCACACGCAGCAGGCTGGGGACccccaaattggttgccagccattcacagtttaTACAAAACTATACTATCTAAACTTTAAGTCTCCCTCAGAATAAGTTATGCTTTCGTGACTTAGGTTACAAacaggctgccattgacggcagtagAAGTatcatccattttgattgggagatgGTGGAAGAGTAGTTAgcgtgtcggtctcacagttctgaggtcctgggttcaaatctgggttggtccacctgtttggagtttgcatatactccctaggcctgtgtgggtttcctctgggtactctggttttgtaCGTTAAAAGTGGTGGAATGACAGTAAAATGCACACAAACTtgtgtatttttacattaaaattctcattatggctctcaaagaacaacatttaaaaatatgaattctctctctgtcaaaaggCCCCTGCATTATACGTTTAGCAAATGAATCGTCACCTATTTTCATAGTAATCAACTGTTTAGAGATGTTGACAGCAAATTTTCTCAAGACctgttaatatattttttattttttactgtttttgccTTTTACAACGAAGTGGCAGtaattcaaattttaatttaatttaaaaactgcCAACATTGAAAGAAATCTGAAAAGCGGGAATTTGGACTACATtttattatgcaaaaaaatcagtcatttaacattatttactttcacggaccacacaaaattatgcggTAAGACCCTCGGGCAGACAATGCCATTGTAACATTTTCCcatgtattttatgtttgtttttacagtaAAATTTTGGCAACTACAATATTTTGGTCTTTAAATAATTTCACAGTTGGCAACCATGACAGAATTTGTTAAAAGACTCTCTTTATCTTTTTCATCTAGTGTTTGGTTCATGAACGGAAATTACCTCATCCTAATTGTCACTGTCTCTATGATCCTTCCTTTGGCTCTCATGAAGCATCTTGGTAAATCCCAATTTTTGTAATTTCCTTTATTCTCAAAGCTCAGTAAAAATTCAACATTTACACAGCTATTTTGGAAATTGGATTACTATCATAAAAATAACATCTAATTATTTTGTGCTTCTCAGGGTATCTTGGTTACACAAGtggcttctctctctcttgcatGGTGTTCTTCCTCTCTGCTGTAAGTGCACACAATCTACAAtgggggaaaaacaatattAGTACAAAATGTGTACTTTAGAATATGTGTACAATATGTTGATATACAGTTAAAGCCAAAAGTTTTATTGTGGACATAATGATCGTTTTAGTTTGATTGTACATAGGTAAAAGCCATGAATGAGTGCTCTCTAGAGGGCGGTCATGCTCTTGGGATATGGCTGATactacacctctacttacgaaatttccaagttacgaaaaaacccccaattaattttgttagtagaagtacgactgtacttcatttttatatataagtgCAGTTTTAGGCCAAATGTGGTATTGTAATAGGTTACAGAGTAATAATACAAGGCATAACAACAAATATACCAAGCAAGATACTAAGGAGATGTTAAATGTTTAAACATAAAACTATCAAAAAGGGCTACCCTTAATGGTTAACCTATCAGAAGTTTCCAATGTCATGACCTCTTTATCCTACCGCATGTTATCTAAAGAAATagtactttttgtgtgtgtttgtgagaaagtgtgtatgtaaacttttgtcCTTGAAGAACATAGTACAAACTTCAACATTTATTAATTTACcattaattaaataataattaaatgcagaaatattgaaattactgtttttacattttcttaaaaCCACCCTTAGTTCTTATCTGGTAATTAGATTTCCTTAGATTTGATATGTATGCTACTATGCTGGCTGTTTACACTGGATAGttttaggttgcagcactacttgatGACATTCCTCTGTTCCATCAGGTAATTTACAAGAGATTCCACATTGGGTGTCCTCTGGAGGTGTTTGGCAACTATTCTGTTGTTACAGAACCCTCAGACGACATGTGCGCCACCAAATTCTTCACTGTCAACCAAGAGGTGAGCACAAACTGAATCAAAGACTCTATTGCTTCTTAAATCTTTCACCGACaatgaacaaatattttcaGACGGCATACGCCATCCCAATTCTCGCCTTCGCCTTTgtatgtcaccctgaagttcttCCCATCTATACCGAATTGAAAAAGTAAGACAGGTGTCAGAATGTTTTTTCCTACAATCGGTGCGCTTGATaactgttgttttatttttttcccccaagccCGACTAAGCGAAGAATGCAGAATGTTGGCAATATTTCCATCCTTGGCATGTTTGTTATGTACTTCCTTACTGCCACGTTCGGCTATCTAACCTTTTACGGTGAGAAGAACCCTCTATCATTTTGAGTGGACATTTCAAAATTTgaactgtactttttttttttaaacagaaaacacAGAAGCAGAGCTTCTTCATACCTACAATAAGGTGGACCCTCTGGACACACTGATCCTCTGCGTGCGATTTGCTGTCTTGATTGCTGTCACTCTCACTGTTCCTGTGGTTCTCTTTCCTGTAAGAACATGCACTTAAATGGTTGATGCTGGAATTTACATTGAACTATTTCGGTCCCATTTAAAGTGAATTGAAGTTAATTTGTCACTCGTAGGGCCCCTTTTCATTTGAAGTTTAGCGCCATTAGTCCCAGCCATTATTTACAAatactatacacatatacacaaagcATTCGAGGAATATGGaggtttggtcgacagacacttggtccccggaagtttcgtcgaacggacgtttctctctcttatgattataatttggagagctagcgaatccggcgaccaaacgtccgttcgacgaaacgtccgccgaccaaacgtccgccgaccaaacgtccgccaaacaaacgtccgtcgacgaaacgtccggtcacagagGAATACATAGCACACAAGCACATGGCTCAtagtattgattaaaaatgctTAATATAGATAATTGAATAGTAGTTGAAATTTTggagtaataaaataaatattaaaaaataattcaaaaatagttttcaaactaaaacacaaatgagaaatgtattaacaaaatccacctttaaatgtatttttcttaactttttaatttgtctttttttgtattttcaaacaatttttcataattttccaactttttttgtatttttatttgatgttgTACTTTATTTCAATTTCTATCATTATTTTAAAGTACTTAGCTATTCTCCTAATTCTAGGTCtcatctcttctcattttctgaaccactttatcctcattagggtcgcgggggtgctggagactatcccagctgacttcgggccagaggcgggggacaccctgaattggtggccagccaatcgcagggcgcaaaaagacaaacaaccactcacactcatacccagtggcaatttagagtgtccaatcagcctaccatgcatgtttttattttttggaatgttggaatgCTGCCGGCAATTTGCATAAGAAATCCATGTGTTTGTGTCAGATTCGTCGTGCCCTTCAGCAACTTCTTTTCCCTGGAAAGCCCTTCCACTGGGTCCGCCACATTGTCATCGCTCTGTGCCTCCTGTTTGTCGTCAATCTATTGGTCATCCTCGTGCCCAACATACGAGACATCTTTGGAATAATAGGTATTGCATTTAACTGAGGCACTTGATAAATTTTAAAGAA is from Stigmatopora nigra isolate UIUO_SnigA chromosome 1, RoL_Snig_1.1, whole genome shotgun sequence and encodes:
- the slc38a5b gene encoding sodium-coupled neutral amino acid transporter 5b yields the protein MEMEKFSNGHGAAVPMDEEVPQEDQLFLEHKNGPTKTPQFTDFEGKTSVGMSVFNLSNAIMGSGILGLSYAMSNTGIVLFLVLLTCIACLSSYSIHLLLRSAGFVGIRAYEHLGMRAFGHPGKILAAVIITLHNIGAMSSYLFIVKSELPLVIQTLIGQTTGADVWFMNGNYLILIVTVSMILPLALMKHLGYLGYTSGFSLSCMVFFLSAVIYKRFHIGCPLEVFGNYSVVTEPSDDMCATKFFTVNQETAYAIPILAFAFVCHPEVLPIYTELKNPTKRRMQNVGNISILGMFVMYFLTATFGYLTFYENTEAELLHTYNKVDPLDTLILCVRFAVLIAVTLTVPVVLFPIRRALQQLLFPGKPFHWVRHIVIALCLLFVVNLLVILVPNIRDIFGIIGATTAPSLIFILPGLFYIRIIPTEQEPMNSRPKIQAACFTALGFVFMTMSLTFIALDWTSGEKRSLGGH